In a genomic window of Streptomyces noursei ATCC 11455:
- a CDS encoding S1 family serine peptidase, with protein MKVTIRSRLALLSLFSVIFAFCGPAATADFPAYAIEGTSQAAQPTEVPNQATIFLRSGTRYHLRCGGAIISNRYILTSAQCAYRTNVADLQVIVGVTQTKDFQTAPKHHVQAIKIHPGFTPDPSRGIRNDIALLRLPAALRFSNQVQPVALDGTSNSWVGHEARISGFGRTDPNNPNVYSTNLRVARVRVVSTDTCQRAAGSNIPLNPNTQSCIESPTSAVALGDFGGPVEFIHNNRLLDIGVTSFGFGNYLGYPTVVTRIGAYQAWIRANAS; from the coding sequence ATGAAAGTCACGATCCGCAGCCGTCTGGCCCTACTCTCCCTGTTCTCCGTCATCTTCGCCTTCTGCGGGCCTGCCGCCACCGCCGATTTCCCGGCCTACGCAATCGAAGGGACTAGCCAAGCCGCCCAGCCGACAGAAGTGCCCAATCAAGCAACTATCTTCCTGCGGAGCGGAACCAGGTACCATCTCCGATGCGGCGGCGCGATCATCTCGAACAGATACATCCTCACCAGCGCTCAGTGCGCATACCGCACCAACGTTGCCGACCTGCAGGTGATTGTGGGGGTCACCCAGACGAAAGATTTCCAAACAGCACCCAAACACCATGTCCAGGCAATCAAGATCCATCCCGGATTCACGCCCGACCCCAGCCGTGGAATCCGTAACGACATCGCATTGCTGCGACTGCCAGCTGCTCTCCGGTTCAGCAATCAAGTCCAACCGGTGGCGCTGGACGGCACTTCGAATTCATGGGTTGGCCACGAGGCTCGCATCAGTGGGTTTGGTCGAACAGACCCCAACAATCCCAACGTTTACTCAACAAACCTGCGAGTAGCACGCGTCCGGGTCGTCAGCACCGACACATGCCAGCGCGCCGCAGGCAGCAACATCCCCCTCAATCCGAACACCCAGTCGTGCATCGAAAGCCCCACGTCAGCAGTCGCCCTCGGGGACTTCGGCGGCCCCGTGGAATTCATCCACAACAACCGGCTCCTAGACATCGGAGTGACATCCTTCGGCTTCGGCAACTATCTGGGGTATCCGACCGTTGTCACCCGAATCGGCGCTTATCAAGCCTGGATCAGGGCCAACGCTAGCTGA
- a CDS encoding bestrophin-like domain, with translation MSQWLVLTIAMAAVCGVVLTITVLKERRIGEDDDPSETPDVIEYLTMMVGVVYAIVLGLAIAGVWEARNTAEDTVRVEAQALHEVSERARVWPAPVRDTIRADVNSYVDYVVHKEWPVMAERGELTQRGADLLAKVRTDVMEYHPRDDFERESYQPLVDQVAAADSARMARADAADSTLPGVVWFGLIIGGAISIGVMYTLQIRRSGREMLMAGLFSALIAFLLFLVWDFDAPFSRGLPAAADPFLQLFPQK, from the coding sequence ATGTCGCAATGGCTGGTGTTGACCATCGCCATGGCCGCGGTCTGCGGCGTCGTCCTGACCATCACCGTCCTCAAGGAGCGCCGGATCGGCGAGGACGACGACCCGTCCGAGACGCCCGATGTGATCGAGTACCTGACGATGATGGTGGGGGTGGTCTACGCGATCGTGCTGGGCCTGGCCATCGCCGGCGTCTGGGAGGCCCGGAACACCGCCGAGGACACCGTGCGGGTCGAGGCGCAGGCGCTGCACGAGGTCAGTGAACGGGCCCGGGTCTGGCCGGCGCCCGTACGGGACACCATCCGCGCGGACGTCAACTCCTATGTGGACTACGTGGTCCACAAGGAATGGCCGGTGATGGCCGAGCGCGGGGAGCTCACCCAACGGGGCGCCGACCTCCTGGCGAAGGTCCGTACGGACGTCATGGAGTACCACCCGCGCGACGACTTCGAGCGGGAGTCCTACCAGCCGCTCGTCGACCAGGTCGCGGCCGCGGACAGCGCCCGGATGGCCCGTGCGGACGCGGCGGACTCGACGCTCCCGGGGGTGGTGTGGTTCGGGCTGATCATCGGGGGCGCGATCTCCATCGGGGTGATGTACACGCTCCAGATCCGGCGCTCGGGACGGGAGATGCTGATGGCCGGCCTGTTCAGCGCGCTGATCGCGTTCCTGCTGTTCCTCGTCTGGGACTTCGACGCCCCGTTCAGCCGCGGCCTGCCGGCGGCGGCGGACCCGTTCCTGCAGCTGTTCCCGCAGAAGTGA
- a CDS encoding helix-turn-helix domain-containing protein, whose amino-acid sequence MPTPGSSSVHEARKVLADRLREMCKDAGLEGQQLAAACGWHPSKVSRIVTAKTSPTADDIRAWCRACNREDQTDDLIASLRTVEGMWIEWRRMERGGLRRAQEAVRPLFERTQWFRAYSSWLVPGLLQTHGYTEDVLRAVQRRRVTADDVADAVAVRMERQRVLHEGSATFAFLVEESVLRTSLGSVDTQVEQLEHLLTVGASPRVSLGVVPMRTGRPRMPVEGFWIYDKAQVNVELVSGYLTLTQPTEVRAYAETFATLADTAVYGASAHRLIKAAIRSLG is encoded by the coding sequence ATGCCGACACCAGGGTCCTCCAGCGTTCATGAAGCCCGGAAAGTCCTTGCAGATCGCCTTCGGGAGATGTGCAAGGACGCCGGGCTCGAAGGCCAGCAACTCGCCGCAGCCTGCGGCTGGCACCCCTCCAAAGTCTCGCGAATAGTCACCGCCAAGACATCGCCGACCGCTGACGACATCCGCGCATGGTGCCGCGCCTGCAACCGGGAAGACCAAACCGACGACCTGATCGCCTCTCTCCGGACCGTCGAAGGCATGTGGATCGAGTGGCGTCGGATGGAACGCGGCGGACTCCGCCGCGCCCAAGAAGCCGTCCGGCCGCTGTTCGAACGAACTCAGTGGTTCCGCGCCTACTCCTCCTGGCTCGTTCCAGGACTACTCCAAACCCACGGTTATACCGAAGACGTACTGCGTGCAGTCCAACGCCGACGCGTCACCGCAGATGACGTTGCCGATGCTGTGGCCGTGCGGATGGAGCGTCAACGAGTGCTACACGAAGGCTCCGCCACATTCGCGTTCCTGGTGGAGGAGTCGGTCCTGCGGACCAGCCTTGGCAGTGTGGATACGCAAGTTGAGCAACTGGAACATTTGCTCACGGTTGGCGCATCGCCTCGTGTCAGTCTGGGAGTGGTCCCCATGCGCACCGGCCGGCCCCGGATGCCCGTAGAGGGCTTCTGGATCTATGACAAAGCCCAGGTCAACGTCGAACTCGTCTCGGGATACCTCACGCTCACCCAGCCAACCGAGGTGCGCGCCTATGCCGAAACATTTGCCACGCTGGCCGATACCGCGGTCTACGGAGCCTCAGCCCACCGGCTGATCAAGGCGGCAATCCGCTCACTCGGGTGA
- a CDS encoding PspC domain-containing protein, with the protein MNDAPTAAEPADSGAAGPPGASTGSTGAAGAAPSSGAPLRRSRRHKVVAGVCGGLGRQWDIDPVIFRVVLAVLSIGGLGLIFYGFAWLLVPLDGEEENEGRRLLSGRVEGSALTALLCALAGCALFLTTLGKGSMMSFAIMVTLAVAGAAYWSRRRRRAQAEGLGSVDAATAQAVADAPPEATAPPAPNTPSWWRDPRTEALLRRGYLWGPEDTRLDITYEFTHGVSDGPRPRGSWSPGPAPAPRTDVVPPRPARPALGRGIGGRTFVLAVLAGTGTALAVSRHAAPAPSLQAGLACALVVFGLGLVLSAWWGRTGGGTVFMTVLTTALLAGAMALPANITADWQHRTWAPTTVAAVQPHYAVGSGEGLLDLARLPLKPGTTVRTGAEVGAGRLRVTLPQGTTAILRLRLGVGDIQLPGDAANDVEIVAGHRERRVTLPAEGLKKGEQPHGTVELDLEVGAGQIAVERATAAPPATPFPVSPPTPQGAPQ; encoded by the coding sequence ATGAACGATGCACCCACCGCCGCGGAGCCGGCGGACTCCGGCGCCGCGGGCCCTCCCGGTGCAAGCACCGGCTCCACCGGAGCGGCCGGCGCCGCGCCGTCCTCCGGCGCCCCGCTGCGCCGCAGCCGGCGGCACAAGGTCGTCGCGGGCGTGTGCGGCGGCCTGGGCCGGCAGTGGGACATCGATCCGGTGATCTTCCGGGTCGTGCTCGCCGTGCTCTCCATCGGCGGCCTCGGCCTGATCTTCTACGGCTTCGCCTGGCTGCTCGTCCCCCTCGACGGCGAGGAGGAGAACGAGGGCCGCCGGCTGCTCTCCGGCCGTGTCGAGGGCTCGGCCCTGACGGCGCTGCTCTGCGCGCTGGCCGGCTGCGCGCTGTTCCTGACCACCCTCGGCAAGGGCAGCATGATGTCCTTCGCGATCATGGTGACGCTGGCCGTGGCCGGCGCCGCCTACTGGTCGCGCCGGCGCCGGCGCGCCCAGGCCGAGGGCCTGGGATCCGTGGACGCCGCCACCGCCCAGGCGGTCGCCGACGCCCCGCCGGAGGCCACCGCTCCGCCGGCGCCCAACACCCCCTCCTGGTGGCGCGATCCGCGCACCGAGGCGCTGCTGCGCCGGGGCTACCTCTGGGGCCCGGAGGACACCCGGCTCGACATCACCTACGAGTTCACCCACGGGGTCTCCGACGGCCCCCGCCCGCGCGGCAGCTGGTCCCCCGGCCCCGCGCCCGCCCCGCGCACCGACGTCGTCCCGCCCCGGCCCGCCCGGCCCGCCCTGGGCCGGGGCATCGGCGGCCGCACCTTCGTGCTGGCCGTCCTGGCGGGCACCGGCACCGCCCTGGCCGTCTCCCGGCACGCCGCGCCGGCCCCGTCCCTCCAGGCGGGCCTGGCCTGCGCGCTGGTCGTCTTCGGGCTGGGCCTCGTGCTGAGCGCCTGGTGGGGGCGCACGGGCGGCGGCACGGTCTTCATGACGGTGCTGACCACCGCGCTGTTGGCCGGCGCGATGGCGCTGCCCGCCAACATCACCGCCGACTGGCAGCACCGCACCTGGGCCCCGACCACCGTCGCCGCCGTGCAGCCGCACTACGCCGTCGGCTCCGGCGAGGGCCTGCTCGACCTCGCCCGACTCCCCCTGAAGCCCGGCACCACGGTCCGCACCGGCGCGGAAGTCGGCGCCGGCCGGCTCCGGGTGACGCTGCCGCAGGGCACCACCGCGATCCTCCGCCTCCGGCTCGGCGTCGGCGACATCCAACTGCCCGGCGACGCCGCCAACGACGTGGAGATCGTCGCCGGCCACCGCGAGCGGCGGGTCACCCTGCCCGCCGAGGGCCTGAAGAAAGGCGAGCAGCCGCACGGCACGGTCGAGCTCGACCTGGAGGTCGGCGCCGGCCAGATCGCCGTCGAGCGCGCCACCGCGGCCCCACCGGCCACCCCGTTCCCGGTCTCTCCCCCGACCCCGCAGGGAGCCCCCCAGTGA
- a CDS encoding DUF6879 family protein: MKYPVREGITNARHSAVHLEMRDRYTPDDPEFARWRAGHRYEGDPGKLPDWWDSWRDLVAETTARGVVMRRARVVSEPVTDYIRYEHDMTFANVAAGELVRWLPRRQAADLVLPGTDLWMFDGTAVLFTYFSGDGNVVDREWRTDAPVVEQVRTAFEAVWQRATPHEEYKPA, encoded by the coding sequence GTGAAGTACCCCGTACGTGAAGGGATCACCAACGCGCGCCACTCCGCCGTTCACCTAGAGATGCGCGACAGGTACACCCCGGATGACCCGGAGTTCGCACGGTGGCGGGCGGGGCACAGGTACGAGGGCGACCCCGGCAAGTTGCCGGACTGGTGGGATTCTTGGCGGGACCTTGTGGCAGAGACAACGGCCCGTGGTGTCGTCATGCGCCGGGCCCGCGTCGTCAGCGAACCGGTAACCGACTACATCCGCTACGAGCACGACATGACGTTCGCCAACGTCGCGGCCGGCGAACTGGTCCGATGGCTGCCCCGCCGCCAAGCCGCCGACCTCGTCCTCCCCGGAACAGACCTCTGGATGTTCGACGGGACCGCCGTCCTCTTCACCTACTTCTCCGGCGATGGCAACGTAGTTGACCGTGAGTGGCGTACTGACGCCCCTGTCGTCGAGCAAGTACGAACAGCCTTTGAAGCGGTCTGGCAGCGGGCCACCCCGCACGAGGAATACAAGCCAGCTTGA
- a CDS encoding IS110 family transposase, whose protein sequence is MSRVWAGIDSGKTHHHCVVLDADGAKLLSRRVANDEPELLQLLADVLGLADDATWAVDMADGGAALLIALLVNHDQELLYIPGRAVNRAADGYRGEGKTDARDALVIADQARVRRDLKPIRPSDEITAELKLFTARRTDLACDRNRSINRLRATLTSMFPALERALDLTTKGPLVLLTGYQTPLAIRRVGLTRLTKWLSVRNVRNAESLATAAVRAAERQHTAVPGEAAIASLVGALVEEVMALNEKIADVDKLIEGRFRRHELAEVITSMPGIGSLLGAEFLAAVGSDMASFATPDRLAAFAGLAPAPHDSGKSHGNLHRPQQYHRGLQRVFYTSALISIRSDPNSRRFYDRKRAEGKRHIQAVLALARRRVNVFWALIRDRRCYQVIPPVTHAA, encoded by the coding sequence ATGAGCCGGGTATGGGCCGGGATCGACAGCGGCAAGACCCACCACCATTGCGTCGTCCTGGACGCCGACGGCGCCAAGCTGCTGTCGCGCCGGGTGGCCAACGACGAGCCGGAGCTCCTCCAGCTCCTTGCAGACGTCCTCGGACTCGCGGACGACGCAACGTGGGCGGTGGACATGGCCGACGGCGGTGCCGCACTGCTGATTGCACTGCTGGTCAACCACGATCAGGAACTGCTCTACATCCCCGGCCGCGCGGTCAACCGGGCCGCCGACGGCTACCGAGGCGAAGGCAAGACCGACGCCCGCGACGCGCTCGTCATCGCCGACCAGGCCCGCGTCCGCCGTGACCTGAAGCCCATACGTCCCAGCGACGAGATCACCGCGGAGCTGAAGCTGTTCACCGCGCGCCGCACCGACCTCGCATGCGACCGTAACCGGTCGATCAACCGCTTGCGTGCCACGCTGACCAGCATGTTTCCCGCACTGGAACGCGCGCTGGATCTGACCACCAAGGGGCCGCTGGTGCTGCTGACGGGCTATCAGACCCCGCTGGCAATCCGTCGCGTGGGCCTGACCCGTCTCACCAAGTGGCTGAGCGTCCGCAACGTTCGCAATGCGGAGTCCCTGGCCACCGCTGCGGTCAGAGCCGCCGAGCGGCAGCACACCGCCGTCCCCGGCGAAGCGGCCATCGCCTCGCTGGTGGGTGCGCTGGTCGAGGAGGTGATGGCCCTCAACGAGAAGATCGCGGACGTCGACAAGCTCATCGAGGGCCGGTTTCGCCGCCACGAACTCGCCGAAGTGATCACCAGCATGCCGGGAATTGGCTCCCTGCTGGGCGCAGAATTCCTGGCCGCCGTGGGCAGCGACATGGCATCCTTCGCCACCCCGGACCGGCTGGCCGCCTTCGCCGGCCTGGCTCCCGCCCCGCACGACTCCGGGAAGTCCCACGGCAACCTGCACCGACCGCAGCAGTACCACCGCGGCCTCCAGCGGGTCTTCTACACCTCCGCGCTGATCAGCATCCGCAGCGACCCGAACTCGCGCCGCTTTTACGACCGCAAACGCGCTGAGGGGAAGCGCCACATCCAAGCCGTCCTCGCGCTTGCCCGCCGACGAGTCAACGTCTTCTGGGCTCTGATCCGTGACCGTCGGTGTTACCAAGTGATACCTCCAGTCACTCATGCGGCTTGA
- a CDS encoding serine/threonine-protein kinase, giving the protein MGTVWRARDEVLGRQVAVKRLHVSPQLDADELATRHERTTREAQAAARINHPNVVSVHDVVDDEGSPCIVMEYVPSATLGDAIKEATGSGTYLTPRETARIGRGMIAALRAAHSAGVLHRDVKPGNVLLGEDGRVVLTDFGIAVATGTTTLTKTGELVGSIDYLAPERVKGSTPGPASDLWALGATLYQAVEGKPPFRKNTAVETAYSIAVDPLEAPRNAGQLTALIEALLAKEPGDRPTAEVVEQALRAAEAEADTALMGWPTLALGTVGRGRSTGGGISEMPTRTVAHAGTPVAAESGTGTKGRTDTGATTGNAAEATSQTAAPDAAATEATGPVAVTDGAAPATATGDRPDVLPSGPAPRKRRGRIVAWVLTGLLVTGGGGGTAWYLTHRDDGTAAEASDGTSVAPVVPHTSVSPPPPTPHGYRRATEKDIGASFPVPSGWKRQVQDNGRQLFYISEDGLAQLTISCLDFASADQVQHFKSLESDVKSRYAIYTRLRLQDTIFQGDPAAIWEFSFQGRAREYRGIDLGFGREGGKEYAIYVSAPSANWSKYEQVFANVKDGFRRTSPAG; this is encoded by the coding sequence ATGGGCACCGTCTGGCGGGCCCGGGACGAAGTCCTCGGTCGTCAGGTGGCGGTCAAGCGTCTGCACGTTTCGCCCCAACTGGACGCGGACGAACTGGCCACCCGTCACGAACGCACCACCCGGGAGGCGCAGGCCGCGGCGCGGATCAACCACCCCAACGTCGTCAGCGTCCACGACGTCGTGGACGACGAGGGGTCGCCGTGCATCGTCATGGAGTACGTCCCCTCCGCGACGCTCGGCGACGCCATCAAGGAGGCCACCGGGTCCGGCACTTACCTCACGCCGCGGGAGACCGCCCGGATCGGCCGCGGCATGATCGCCGCGCTGCGTGCCGCGCACTCCGCCGGTGTGCTGCACCGCGACGTCAAGCCGGGCAACGTGCTGCTCGGCGAGGACGGCCGGGTCGTCCTCACCGACTTCGGGATCGCCGTCGCCACCGGGACCACCACTCTCACCAAGACCGGTGAACTGGTCGGCTCCATCGACTACCTGGCCCCCGAGCGGGTCAAGGGCTCGACGCCGGGGCCCGCTTCGGACCTGTGGGCGCTGGGCGCGACGCTCTATCAGGCGGTCGAGGGCAAGCCCCCGTTCCGTAAGAACACCGCGGTGGAGACCGCGTACTCGATCGCCGTCGATCCGCTGGAGGCGCCGCGCAACGCCGGTCAGCTCACCGCGCTGATCGAGGCGCTGCTCGCCAAGGAGCCCGGCGACCGGCCCACCGCCGAGGTCGTCGAGCAGGCGCTGCGGGCCGCCGAGGCCGAGGCGGACACGGCGTTGATGGGCTGGCCCACGCTGGCCCTGGGCACGGTCGGCCGCGGTCGGTCCACGGGGGGCGGGATCTCCGAGATGCCCACCCGGACCGTGGCGCACGCCGGCACACCGGTGGCCGCCGAGAGCGGCACCGGGACGAAGGGACGCACGGACACCGGCGCGACCACCGGGAACGCCGCCGAGGCCACCAGCCAGACGGCGGCGCCCGACGCCGCGGCGACCGAGGCGACCGGCCCGGTGGCCGTGACCGACGGCGCGGCCCCCGCCACGGCCACCGGCGACCGTCCGGACGTGCTCCCGTCCGGCCCGGCTCCCCGTAAGCGCCGGGGCCGGATCGTGGCCTGGGTCCTCACCGGCCTCCTCGTCACCGGGGGCGGTGGGGGCACGGCCTGGTACCTGACCCACCGCGACGACGGAACCGCCGCCGAGGCCAGCGACGGAACCTCCGTCGCGCCCGTGGTGCCGCACACCAGCGTCTCCCCGCCACCGCCCACGCCCCACGGCTACCGCCGGGCCACGGAGAAGGACATCGGGGCCTCCTTCCCCGTGCCGTCCGGCTGGAAGCGGCAGGTCCAGGACAACGGCCGGCAGCTCTTCTACATCTCCGAGGACGGACTGGCCCAGCTGACGATCAGCTGCCTGGACTTCGCCTCGGCGGACCAGGTGCAGCACTTCAAGAGCCTGGAATCGGACGTCAAGAGCCGGTACGCCATCTACACGCGGCTCCGCCTCCAGGACACCATCTTCCAGGGCGACCCGGCCGCCATCTGGGAGTTCTCCTTCCAGGGCCGGGCCCGCGAGTACCGCGGCATCGACCTGGGCTTCGGCCGCGAGGGCGGCAAGGAGTACGCCATCTACGTCTCCGCGCCGTCCGCGAACTGGTCGAAGTACGAGCAGGTCTTCGCGAACGTCAAGGACGGGTTCCGGAGGACGTCGCCGGCGGGCTGA
- a CDS encoding DUF397 domain-containing protein, which produces MTESSLRWIKSSYSENGGQCVEVATNLVPSHGVVPIRDSKIPEGPTFAVSTTSFSSFIAAVKGDAFTG; this is translated from the coding sequence GTGACTGAATCCTCCCTCCGATGGATCAAATCCTCATACAGCGAGAACGGCGGGCAGTGCGTCGAGGTCGCCACTAATCTCGTGCCTTCTCACGGTGTCGTTCCGATCCGGGACAGCAAGATCCCGGAGGGCCCCACCTTCGCCGTCTCCACCACGTCGTTTTCCTCCTTCATCGCAGCTGTCAAGGGCGACGCCTTCACCGGATGA
- a CDS encoding DoxX family protein: MAHAHRTRPVDVGAARPVGLRSGLGRHALLPLRLFLGATFLYAGLQKLTDRAFLSGGAKGSLSDLLRQVHDTAALPQLVELAQHSTVGFGYAVAGGEVLVGIGTLIGLLGRLAALGGALISLTLWLTVSWPSTPYYYGNDLAYLMAWTPLVLAGAPAFSLDAALANRRQRHGTQLYG, encoded by the coding sequence ATGGCTCACGCACACCGCACACGCCCGGTCGACGTGGGCGCTGCCCGACCCGTCGGGCTCCGGAGCGGACTGGGGCGGCACGCGCTGCTCCCGCTGCGGCTCTTCCTGGGCGCCACCTTCCTCTACGCCGGACTCCAGAAACTGACGGACCGGGCGTTCCTGTCCGGTGGCGCGAAGGGCTCGCTGAGCGACCTGCTGCGGCAGGTGCACGACACCGCCGCGCTGCCCCAACTGGTGGAGCTGGCCCAGCACAGCACGGTGGGCTTCGGCTATGCCGTCGCCGGCGGCGAGGTGCTGGTCGGCATCGGGACGCTGATCGGGCTGCTGGGGCGGCTGGCGGCCCTGGGCGGCGCGCTGATCTCGCTGACGCTGTGGCTCACCGTGAGCTGGCCGTCCACCCCCTACTACTACGGCAACGACCTGGCCTACCTGATGGCCTGGACACCGCTGGTGCTGGCCGGCGCGCCCGCCTTCTCGCTGGACGCGGCACTGGCCAACCGCCGCCAGCGGCACGGGACGCAGCTCTACGGATGA
- a CDS encoding SRPBCC family protein: protein MRTTTALATPTPARARSVTRELAATPQQIFAVLRDPARHAALDGSGMLRGHPDGPAPLGPGDRFGMAMAQAGVAYRSVNVVVEYAPDRLIAWETWGEFRGRRLVGGQRWRFALHELSAGDGSRPARTRVTHTYDWSRARLPRLTIELPGYPRRMVPAMATTLDRLAVAVEARPAGSGPAAGPAARAGDR from the coding sequence ATGCGCACCACCACGGCCCTGGCCACCCCCACCCCCGCCCGCGCCCGTTCCGTCACCCGGGAGCTCGCGGCCACCCCGCAGCAGATCTTCGCCGTCCTCCGGGACCCGGCCCGGCACGCCGCGCTGGACGGCTCGGGCATGCTGCGCGGGCACCCCGACGGGCCGGCGCCGCTGGGTCCGGGCGACCGGTTCGGCATGGCGATGGCACAGGCCGGGGTCGCCTACCGCTCAGTGAACGTGGTGGTGGAGTACGCGCCGGACCGGCTGATCGCCTGGGAGACCTGGGGCGAGTTCCGTGGCCGGCGGCTGGTCGGCGGCCAGCGCTGGCGGTTCGCGCTGCACGAGCTGTCCGCCGGGGACGGCTCCCGCCCGGCCCGGACCCGGGTCACCCACACCTACGACTGGTCGCGGGCTCGGCTTCCCCGCCTGACCATCGAACTCCCCGGCTATCCGCGGCGGATGGTCCCGGCGATGGCGACGACGCTGGACCGGCTGGCGGTGGCCGTGGAGGCCCGACCGGCCGGTTCCGGCCCTGCGGCCGGGCCTGCCGCGCGCGCCGGTGACCGCTGA